The following proteins are encoded in a genomic region of Bosea beijingensis:
- a CDS encoding DUF3297 family protein, translated as MSEQLPDRLSVNPDSPFYNEEVLARDIGIRFKGVEKTNVEEYCVSEGWVKVSAGNAKDRFGRPMTITLKGPVEPYIRGKVEG; from the coding sequence ATGTCCGAGCAGCTTCCCGACCGTCTTTCCGTCAATCCGGACAGCCCTTTCTACAATGAAGAGGTGTTGGCCCGCGATATCGGCATCCGCTTCAAGGGCGTCGAGAAGACCAATGTCGAGGAGTACTGCGTCTCCGAAGGCTGGGTGAAGGTCTCCGCCGGCAACGCCAAGGACCGTTTCGGCCGCCCGATGACGATCACGCTCAAGGGCCCGGTCGAGCCTTACATCCGCGGCAAGGTCGAGGGTTGA
- a CDS encoding helix-turn-helix domain-containing protein, whose amino-acid sequence MEFEHDTEIDRVLGQRLKAARQRQGLTLDALAERSGVSRAMISRVERGESSPTAALLVRLGSGLGLSLSALLEEDAGSGPLARLKTQPVWRDPASGYLRRNVSPRGTGSGFEIVEVELPAGAEVRLDNATGAPVLDQQIWVLRGRLDLTVEGIRHELAEGDCLQMHLRGPIVYRNPGDAPVRYAVILAAKSGAFPGHIA is encoded by the coding sequence ATGGAGTTTGAACATGACACCGAGATCGACCGCGTGCTCGGGCAGCGCCTCAAGGCGGCCCGCCAGCGCCAGGGGCTGACGCTCGACGCGCTTGCCGAGCGCAGCGGCGTCAGCCGGGCGATGATCTCGCGCGTCGAGCGCGGCGAATCGAGCCCGACGGCGGCCCTGCTGGTCCGGCTCGGCTCCGGGCTCGGCCTCTCGCTCTCGGCCTTGCTGGAGGAGGATGCAGGAAGCGGGCCGCTGGCGCGCCTGAAGACTCAGCCGGTCTGGCGCGATCCGGCGAGCGGCTATCTGCGCCGTAACGTCTCGCCGCGCGGGACGGGCTCGGGCTTCGAGATCGTCGAGGTGGAGTTGCCGGCCGGTGCCGAGGTCAGGCTCGACAACGCGACCGGTGCCCCAGTGCTCGACCAGCAGATCTGGGTGCTGCGGGGGAGGCTGGACCTGACCGTCGAAGGTATCCGCCACGAGCTTGCCGAGGGCGACTGCCTGCAGATGCATCTGCGCGGCCCGATCGTCTACCGCAATCCGGGCGACGCGCCCGTCCGCTACGCTGTCATCCTCGCTGCGAAAAGTGGCGCCTTCCCGGGACATATCGCATGA
- a CDS encoding GNAT family N-acetyltransferase gives MNARAFTVAIETLDAKAAEAAVPALAEILRDSVASGASVGFMDWNTTADYERFWRDVATGVAGGQIVLLAARNEDGLVGTAQLHLIGKSNQPHRAEIAKVLVHSRARRQGIGEALMQRAETIAREKSRDLLVLDTDEHGAARRLYNRLGWTEAGTIPRYALMPDGADCGSTFFYKSLA, from the coding sequence ATGAATGCGCGCGCTTTCACCGTCGCCATCGAAACGCTCGACGCCAAGGCTGCCGAGGCGGCCGTTCCGGCACTGGCCGAAATCCTGCGCGACAGCGTCGCCAGCGGTGCTTCGGTCGGCTTCATGGACTGGAACACGACGGCCGACTACGAGCGCTTCTGGCGCGATGTCGCGACGGGCGTCGCGGGCGGGCAGATCGTCCTGCTGGCCGCGCGGAACGAGGACGGCCTCGTCGGCACGGCCCAGCTTCACCTGATCGGCAAATCGAACCAGCCGCACCGGGCCGAGATCGCCAAGGTGCTGGTGCATTCGCGGGCCCGCCGGCAGGGCATCGGCGAGGCGCTGATGCAGCGGGCCGAGACGATCGCGCGTGAGAAGAGCCGCGACCTCCTCGTGCTCGACACCGACGAGCACGGCGCTGCGCGGCGGCTCTACAACCGGCTGGGCTGGACCGAAGCCGGAACCATCCCGCGCTATGCGCTGATGCCGGACGGAGCCGATTGCGGCTCGACGTTCTTCTACAAGAGCCTGGCTTGA